From one Novosphingobium sp. genomic stretch:
- a CDS encoding adenylate kinase, which yields MNIILLGPPGAGKGTQAQRLVERFGMKQLSTGDMLRAAVKAQTAVGLQAKAVMERGELVSDEIVSALIGEELDAMGAGTGAIFDGYPRTEAQAESLDGILSSRGRKLDHVVELNVDEDALVERITGRYTCATCGKGYHDHFEKPKVEGVCDKCGGTEFKRRPDDNEATVRTRMAEYRAKTAPILPVYEARGIVHRVDGMAPMDDVTAAIAAIIG from the coding sequence GTGAACATCATTCTGCTTGGGCCGCCGGGGGCGGGCAAGGGAACCCAGGCGCAACGTCTGGTTGAGCGTTTCGGCATGAAGCAGCTTTCCACCGGTGACATGCTGCGTGCCGCCGTGAAGGCGCAGACCGCTGTGGGCCTTCAGGCCAAGGCTGTGATGGAGCGCGGCGAGCTGGTCTCCGACGAGATCGTCTCGGCGCTGATCGGTGAAGAGCTGGACGCCATGGGCGCCGGCACGGGCGCGATCTTCGACGGCTATCCCCGTACCGAGGCGCAGGCCGAATCGCTCGACGGCATTCTGTCCTCGCGCGGTCGCAAGCTGGATCATGTGGTCGAGCTGAATGTCGACGAGGACGCTCTGGTTGAGCGCATCACCGGCCGCTACACCTGCGCGACCTGCGGCAAGGGCTATCACGATCATTTCGAGAAGCCCAAGGTCGAGGGCGTTTGCGACAAATGTGGCGGCACCGAGTTCAAGCGCCGTCCCGACGACAATGAGGCCACCGTGCGCACCCGCATGGCTGAATATCGCGCCAAGACCGCGCCGATTCTGCCGGTCTATGAGGCGCGCGGCATCGTGCACCGTGTCGACGGCATGGCGCCGATGGATGATGTGACCGCCGCCATCGCGGCCATCATCGGCTGA